A genomic window from Polyangiaceae bacterium includes:
- a CDS encoding four helix bundle protein: protein MQFRTLDLALATQRNLAPLVARVQRHDKKLAAQLRDATNSFVLNLGEGAASDPGTRRSRYFSAAGSASEVRAGLRAAQGWGYVSGPALAPVFDQLDHLLATLWKLTH from the coding sequence ATGCAATTTCGCACTCTCGATCTCGCGCTCGCCACCCAACGCAACCTCGCGCCGCTCGTTGCTCGCGTGCAGCGCCATGACAAGAAGCTTGCCGCGCAGCTGCGCGACGCGACGAACAGCTTCGTGCTGAACCTCGGCGAGGGAGCCGCGAGCGATCCCGGCACGCGCCGTTCGCGCTACTTCAGCGCCGCCGGTAGCGCCAGCGAAGTCCGCGCCGGCCTCCGCGCCGCCCAGGGCTGGGGCTACGTCAGCGGGCCTGCCCTCGCGCCCGTCTTCGATCAGCTCGATCACCTTCTCGCGACCTTGTGGAAGCTGACGCACTAG